In the genome of Pempheris klunzingeri isolate RE-2024b chromosome 20, fPemKlu1.hap1, whole genome shotgun sequence, the window GAAAACAGTAATTGAACTGGCAATATTTCTGTAGCGAATACGTTACAACGCTGACGTTTTGAGGGGAAATAAGTTTCACCGCTGGTTTCAAtgactacaaaaaaaaaaaaaaaacagacatagGAAGGTCTTACGGTGATGGTCACGTCATTTACTACGTAATACCTCTTTAAAGCCCCACCAGCCATGACCTCACAAACAATCTGAGAAATTCAAATCAAACCTCACAAGTGAATTGCTGGTTTTAAAGGAAAAGTAGGGGTAACAAGTGATCCTGACAGTGGATTTGTTGGCTCCCATCTGCATCTTATTTAGACCGGGGCTGCGCCTCATGGAGACAATCACACAGAGCTCTGAGAGATAAACTCTGCTCAGAGAAGCTTAGATCGGAATTAAACGATCAGGATGCTGGAGGTAGACTTTGACCACGTAAAGGCTCATAAGGTGATGAGACCAGATGTGGCAAATCAGGACTGGACATGATACCACAGCtggcttcttcttttttttttttctttcttctataTCAGCACAGCTTGGTGCCGCTGTGATGTCTATGGGagctcacacacagtctgactcTGCAGCGCGTGTTTTCACGCACACGCTCGCAAATGATGCAATGCTGCGTTCAACATTGTTTTAGTGCGCGGCCGCCAGCACACCACATGTTTATTGGTCTGAATTGGAAAAATATGTTTAAGGAGCGTGGATGAAGAtcggtggaaaaaaaaactttccacaACTTTTGCCATGTTgacaaatcaaatatttagaCATCAGCTGCAGTAGATGAGGGACATTTGTATGTTCGTGCACCTGTAGCCAACAATTACAACATTTTGCATTGCAAAGAATGTTGAAAGACACAAGATATTGAAATGTTCTACTTTGACTTCCACTTTCAGCAACTACAGTGGAACATAAATTACTATATGAAGCGCCCTGAAGGGAAGCGTTTAAACATGTACGTAATGACgttttgcatttttaacaaaGTCACCTTGGTAAAGTGAGGACGTTTCTACAGACTGATCAGGTCCACTGATGATGTCTTTTGTCAGCCAAACCAGAAATTACTTACAAGTGACTCACTATTCAGCAATTTCTACATTGAGATCTGGATATAGTGAGCACATACTCATTAAATTGTCAGGTTTGAACACgcttcacacattttctttgaagATGCGTGGAAAGCTGATGTTAGCGTCTCTTATCACCGTCACCACTGATGCTTCATTAGCCTGCGATGATATTACACTATTAATGTTAGTTTCAACACCGAACAACTTGAAACTGCACCCACTGTATTGCTAAGAAATGCAAAATCCCGCCTGTAACACTCCACAGTGTCCCAAAATAGACCAATGGGGGTGCGAGGAATGAAGGAAATCTGTGTTTATGCAGTTCTTATTAGACTGAGAACAAAAGATGTGGTGCTACTTATTATtaaggaggaaaacacacacacacacacctgaaaccTGAAAATCTGCACAAGGTAGAAGGGTCTGGGTTTCGAGGACGTGGAGCGGATGCTGACTGGCTCGCCACACGCCCCCTTCTACGCGCAGACTACGCCGTGAAAGCCTGGAGCTGGACGTGTCAGTCTTGCGGCGGTTACGgtcagcttccctcagcttccctgcTTCTCTCGCATCACGCCACCTACTGCTACCCGACACAAGAGCACACTGCTATATCCTCTACTTTCTGCCTTGGCTCTCGCCCCGCTGTGGTGCAATGTGTCCAAGAGGAGATTCATTTCAGTAAATATCAGACAACTAGAAAAGCCTTAAAGACACCATTAGAAACCCTGAGATGTGCTGTGGCTGTTTGAGAGAATGGTTTGGAGTAAGTGTGCAAGctttctgctgtctgtttgctgAGTGTCGTGCACATTCTTGGTGATATCGAGCTCAGATATTGGGGtgacacatacactactcacaaaaagttagggatttttgactttcaggtgaaatatatggaaaatgtaaaaagtgaatgctacagtgatattatatcatgaaagtagggcatttaagtagaagcatgcaatggtaattttattcatcttaaactatttattcaaagaaaatctaacaacagtggtaggtaaaccacaacaaaactctcaataaattgggatgtggccaaaggacgtccactcctctcctttctgtgactcttccagtctctgtatcactgttgcaacctcctgatgacactctgtgaccctctaagctcggtgaacacctccgtctgaggacttcctgtttgaagcctccagtgttgaggtgctgctgatcaactgttaggtgtcgtcttggtctcatgatgtcagaatgtgaacagcaggatgaggaggactgtttaaataccaattctaactgaagcaggaaatgtattggtggattcatggatcaaacctgttgtgaatgttgctgttaagcttcttgttagagaacagcagctggtgcagaaagtactgagacactgaacagttggacatgtgcattcaaaggtttagagaaggtcacattaagttcacctggaaaggttagaatgcattttaggttcatcctgaaatttcacctgaaagctgaatatccctaaattttagtgagtagtgtatattctGTTTCTTAGATACATTTTCTAGAGAGTCACTATTATGGGACAAGAGAGAATCGGACAGATGACAGGTAACCCTTGCTGTGTAGAAGAGCTGGGCATCACATGGCGTGAACgcgtccaaaaaaaaaaaaggacttctACATGCTttttactgaaacaaataaaacaatgagcCATAACTGGTAACCAGCTAGTGGAGTACACTTATAATCCCAGCGTATGTAATGTGAAAGTACAACATCCTCTGCTGAATGAATGCAGGATCAAAGGGAGATTGCGCAGCATGATCCTTACCGCTGTTCGCCAAATGGTTTTGCTGTGTAGCAACACTGGTGGCGACTAGTTGTGTCATTAAACTTTTCTAAGTCTTCCTCTCTTTAAAAGTGGTCTTCTAATCCGGATGGCTGTGGTTAGAGCAGGATGGAGGTTTCGGAGCTGAAGCGAGTCGGCCAGAGCGGCCAGATATCATCACTGTTTCATTAAGCAGatctctgtgtttctgagctggggggagtggggggggggggggggggggggggggggggggcgggctGTGCAGGAAGAATGCAGGTTTTCTGTAGGGAAGCGAAAGAATGACAGCACATTTATATTCTATGCGTCTCGGCCACACTTACGGTTTTCGATGAGGCGGCGTGAACATACGATGCGCATGCAGCTAACATTCCATTTGCCTCCACCTGACGCCAAACAACCCATAAGCACATCAAATTGTTACACACTGTAAGGCACCAATTACCATCAACCACAACTGTAAAGACTGAGAAGGACCCGCAGAGGAAATGGAGCGTTGCCGGCCAAGAAGACTGTTGCTGTTACAAAACAGAGAGGACCAAGAGGAATAATTTTAGACGTCTggcctccctccctcaccaTCCCCTCCTGCCTCCAGCACAATTCAATAAGCTGTAAAAATGTGCTGCGTTATGGTTGGATGTCCTCCGTTGCTCAGAGTAGCGTTTCGCTGTGTCAGagcttttctccctccatctccgCCCGAATCGTGGGTGCTGCTCTCCGTCcaggggaggaaggaaagagggagggagttTTCCAGTGGCACGAGCCACCCGCTGACAACTGCCAtctcaccccccctccacaaaaaaaaaaaacaaaaaaaaaacacccctctcacacacacacatgcacacagatgcacacacactcatcctccCTCCCTTAAACCCAAACAACTGCTCAGCATTAAGGTGTGGATCTGTCATTAGTTAGCTTGGCCTGGCTCGGTGAGACCATTGTTATTGTTAAAGCGAGGGCTGTTTGCACAAGCCATATCTTCGGAGGGAAATGGTACTCCTCTGCGGCTTTTTCGACTCAGTCTGAGTGGATTGGGTTTCCTCTCGCTTTTCCAACCTCTCATACAGCATGCTACGATCAGCTAATGCACATATTTTAATCAGCAACAACTCAGGTCGCTGGGAAATGTGTCCACGGGCACGAAGCGATCAGGTCATGTTTTCTGCAGGATTCAGCCCGGAGAGGTGTGTCGCCTCGCTAACCTTTGGACGGGATTAGCCGGGATGATTTTCAGCCCAGGTTTTTTGCTTAGTTGGTGTCAtttgaaagcaaaaaaacaaggaggaaaGCTGAACATACTAAATCTTGGCTCGAGgcagaaacagaggagggagcaggcagCAGGAGTTGGGTCAGTGATGGATGGTAGACAGAGCAATCCTCCACGGGAGTTTCCTGGGTCTTTTCTAAGTGCTGTTTAAACAGCATGAGGAGCAGAATGACGTTCGGTCAACAGACACCCGGTGCCCAGACACTCAGATCAGAGtggaacagacacacacacgctcgcgGCAGTCCATTAATCACTCCGAATCTTCTGAGAACGGCACATCACACCTACCTGAAAGGCTACACGCCCCAAGAGATGAGATGCCTCCATCAGATTCTTGACCTTTGATTTTCTCCAGCCAGCCCTACTTTAAACAGACACTGAACGATCATCATTTCACCAAAGCGCAATTTGTAGCATTATAAGATCATCTATGACTGACGAGGAGCCTAACCAAGCACTTGCTCCAACGGCATCAGTTTCAGTCAGCAGAAAAAAGCTGCAGTGGTGTTTCCTATGAGCTGTCGACTTGATGTTTTTCAGGACGATCACAGAAACATACTGAGACAGGAGTTTCTGCAAGTCGACTTACTATAACCTGCacatcagaatcaactttattggccaagtttgtacaagcaaacaaggaatttgtctctctatgtacagtaagaaaattagaaataaactacaacaataacaataagaGAACAATAAAAAAGTACTCATTTGCGTCAGCCTCATCCATGTTTGTCGCAAATAGAAAAACGAAGGACAGTTCCTCTAGAACAAATGACTCAAAATCTACATCTATACTATATATCATGAATATCAAAGACTCACTGAATGCAGGCTTGAAAGGTGGCTCTGAAGTGTTCGCACACGTATTTGAATGGATTCCAAAGGCAACCCAAAATCACATGGCCAAATGCATCAGTACTCCACTATAAATGTATCTCACTTCGACTGCAAGCAAAGACTCCTTCTCCACTGTTGATTCATGTGTTCCAGACAATCTTCGCTTCACCAAGAGCTACTTCCTGCTCTGCTTTGGAACCAGAGGCATGCAATAACACGACGCTTAAGTGCTGTATTTAGTTATGTTGTAAAGATTGTGCTGAATAAATGGATGAATGGCAGAACAGTGGAGTGGTTTCTATGGTATTTTGATATGTTATTCCTTGACTCTGGGTACCATTGGAATCCATTGCAACCGTTGTGAAACCCGTTCACATGTATACGAAGAAATCACATTGTCCTGCCCCCATGTTGGAGACTGGCCTGCAAATACAACATAGTTTTCTAGATAAAAAGTACTATGTagttaaaaataaactttttttctgctccacaTAGGtcatatgaataaatgaatataaaaatggaCCCATTAGAATCAGTTATGAAATAGCGGCATGTTGCTTTATATCCAAACCGGTATTATGTTACTTGTTTAAACATCGCACACTTCTCGACTTTTATACAGATACAGGTGCAACTGTAGCAGCATTAATAACGGCTGCATTCCATTCAGGTACGACAGTGCTGGGAACTCAATGAAATATCCTATTGGCACATGTGCTGTAAATGTAACACATCCAGCGTCAACGCATTTCCTGCTATGACTTGACTAAAATGCCACGAGGAAGACCTGCTGCCACATCCACCTCCTGGCCTATCGTCTAAACCGCCATTATAAGCAAGTGACTTGGAGTTCAGAGCTCCAACtagggggaaataaaaaaagtgtgGGCATTGCTGCAAAGCCACCGCTGCTTGTAGGAACATGTAAATAAAGTTATAACAATACAGTCAGTTCAGTTAATGTATATCTGGTTCCCCTCGTTAACAAAGTGCTGCCATATGCAGGAAAAGTAGCTAACTTAGGCTAGTACAAAGGGAAATTCAAGTACATTTGTGTGAATATATCGATGTTTAAATTGgcaaatgtttacatttttctttaaagtttaaaataaatcagaagCTGATGGTGATCCCGAAGAAAAGTGGACAGAGTTTAGCAGTTGACTCCCACTGTTTGCTTGCATTTTTTACGCTGTAGCTCCAAGTGGAGATGAGAAGTTTCCCAAGACCtcaccctgccccccccccctcccccgtcACCTAAAATCCCCCAGAATGGACTACACCTTCATCGTGCAGTAAGGATCTCTCTCCAAACCACACCGTTATCTGTGCCTCCAAATGAAGTTAAGTGAAAGCAGCCGACTCAAGGAAGACAATTTGTTAAAGTTGCAGACCTGAAATTAAGTATTCACTTTAGAGAGTGCAGCCCACTGAATTTATCATCGAACTGTTGTCGcatgaatcatttttttttgaGTCCAACCTGCCTGTGTGACATGCGGAGGAGGTGCGGTGTCTTCAGGTGTGTTCGACCATATGTTGATCTcagatgggattttttttttttttttaccagttttGACAAGATGTCACGTAGGAGTGGAGGTCACGTGTTGtcacaacgtgtgtgtgtgtgtgtgtgtgtaagagtgtttGCTTATATGTGTGTCTGATAGGTGATACCTGAGCAGCTGCTCTTACCCACCAGCGTGCAAGGAAAGGGTTCACTCAGTCTTGTTTTCTACTTACACATTGTTTTCCGTCTTGGTACTTGTCTTATTATTCTTAgtctcattctctccctctgtcttctttGCAAACCTCCATTAGCCGTATTTACTCTGTCAATAGCAACACCATGTTTTCCACcccgctgcagcagcagctctgactcaaTGCGTTCACGCCTCTGTAGCTTTACAAGCAAACACGGTCGCGTTTTGGTGGCCTCGAGCAACGGCACGCAGCGCACACGGCCGCAGCGACGTCCCGCGAGCTATTAACGCAGAGCCAAACTGCTCCCTTCTATTTGTGTTCAAAGTGAGTATCTTAAATAAGCGTGCCTCGTGCAAATAAACCGGCGCGGGGGAACGAAGGAGTCGCTGATGTTAGGCTTTAGTGTTTTGGAACCACAGGCCAAATTGGTCGGGGAGAGAAAGAATTACTGAGTGATTCACAGCAACATTACAGCAGTCGGGGACAGAgacggggggaaaaaaaaaaaaaaaaaaaaagtgttgtggGTGTCCGTGTGTGCAGCTACGGAGAGACCAGGAGGGCAGCCCACTGAAATTAGCTCTACCTGACATCTGTGAGCTATTAAAAGCGACTTCAGGTAGCACATGTTGTCCACATTAGCCTGAACTGAGATTTACATTTCCACATCTCCACAAAGCATAATAAACAATCAAAGGGGGCGTGTGCAGCCAGGTTACCTTCAGTGACCACAGCACTTCATATTACTCTGATTGGAGAGTCGCACTCTGTTTGGCTGGAGGGAGAGGACaaagggagagagtgtgtgtgtgtgttttcactgaggatttctgaaaactgaaaatacactAACAGATGATGCACATTACTACTGTTGTCAATAGTGAACAGcatatttactcaaatactgtgcTTAAAGTGCAGTTTTGAGGTTCTACTACTGaactttttctattttctgcaaCTTTTTGCAACATTTCAGAGAGAAGCTTTCACTCCCCTGCATGTATATAACAGTTAAAGTTGGGCCTATTCGCCACTTTGCAGATTTGACTTTGAAATTTGTctatttaaaacataaaatgtgaCGTATTGTTACAGATTGAAACAGCCCAACATGATATAAAGCAGGTAAAATGAGGTCTACCTTGACCAGCTAGAATATTAAAGTGCTTCTTACCCTGTTGTGCATCAGCAATGGTCATCTAAAAATCCCTTAGAATACAGGATTTTCACCACCACTGACACTTTTTAGCCATGTATTTGTGATGCTTAAGATGTGAAGAGTTCACATACAAAACGATGTCTGACAAGtggaaaagtagaaaaattaaatgaatgttaCCAGACAGGATACCAAGTCAACTTCCATCTGTTGAAGGCATGCATGGGATGTTGGGTTTCCAATATCTGTATGATTCCAAAATGGACATAAAGTCATAATACTGTAACACAACTCTTTAAATGTTCTCAGTTTTATGAGGAACATTTGGTAAAAAAGTACAGCCAATGTGGAAGTTGAACAGTCAGCAAATTGAACAAAATTCGCCATTCACCGGATTATTGCTCTGCTGTTAGAAATGAGATGAGCGATACAAATCAGAAGCTGATGTTTGACAGCAACTGTTGCACTGCAGCAGTCTGCtgactctccctcctcctcctcctcctcctcctcctcctcctgcagccctcagcAAGGGAAGGGAGGTAGCTTACTGGGTTCCTAGACTGCTGTCTCCCCCTATTGACCACATCATGTAACTGTACGTAATGGCCCAATGTGGAGAAATGCACTTAGAAAGGTAAAGAAATGGCTTTAAAAGTAGAGTAAAAGAGTGTTTATAGCCGTTTAGGATTCTACGGATCATTTATCACGTAGTTTTAGTGATAATCTTTCTTGTGAGCTGATCTTTTTTACATCTTCTACAATAAATGTAtctctctttcagtgttttccttCATTTGTAAGTCAGTCAGtgcatataaatacatattCCTCAAATGTTGAAaacccctctctccctgcacAGCCTTGTAAATATCTATAGGAGAATCCAGCCGGATTAAACAGCCTATATACTGGCTGGTgggcagtgtgtgtatgtttgagagaaagtgtttgtgtgtgtgtgtctctgtgtgtgttttctgtgctggttaggagagggggggaaaaaatgggaTCAAATTCCTTCACTTTCGCGTCACACGCTGTCGCCCAATCAGGTGCGGGCTTTCCTGTCCGGCATGGCAACGCTGTTATAAAGGCCGCGTGCAAAACGTTTGCAGTTCAAAGCACTCACGCGTTCTGGGGATTGTACTTGGAGACTAGAAAGGAGCACTTTACTGTTTCATCCTACAGAGTTGAAAGCAAACTCTTACCAGCTGGCTTGTTTTTTGCCCCTTCAACTGCGGACCCGCTTGCAGAAGACGCACTCATCCTAGGAGTCTGTCAGACGCCCATGCGTAAAGACACCCGCTCTCCAAATCGGTTTTACGCACCGGAGCAAAAGAGAATCCGCTGCCGTTTTTCTGTGCACTTCTCTCAGTTCAAAGACTTTGATCAAACTCGCCCTGGCAAGGTAAAGTCCATTTAGAGGCTTTTTCCTCTCGCGAGAAAGCAGAAATATCTCCCCCGTTTCACGCGTAATTTGGCACCACACAGTTTTTCGTATGAATCTCCTCGACCCTTACCTGAAGATGACGGAGGAACAAGACAAGTGTCTCTCTGACGCCCCGAGCCCGAGCATGTCCGAGGACTCCGCGGGCTCTCCGTGCCCGTCCGGCTCGGGCTCCGACACCGAGAACACCCGGCCGTCAGAGAACGGGCTGCTCCGAGCGGACGGGGACTTCAAGAAGGACGAGGAAGATAAGTTTCCCGCTTGCATCCGCGAGGCCGTGTCCCAGGTGCTCAAGGGCTACGACTGGACCCTCGTGCCTATGCCCGTGCGCGTTAACGGATCTTCTAAGAACAAACCTCACGTTAAGAGACCGATGAATGCTTTCATGGTGTGGGCTCAGGCTGCGCGGAGGAAGCTGGCGGATCAGTACCCTCACCTGCACAACGCGGAGCTCAGCAAAACTCTGGGGAAACTCTGGAGGTAAGTGTGAATGCGCTGCTTTTCAGCTTTTACGCACGGATTCGGGAAGAAATGAGTGATTCTATTTTTTGCCTTGTTTCTGtgttgcatatttaaacattaacatCCCTACTAAGCGAATCAGATGTGTGCTTTGATATATTCAGagttatttttttatagttCTGGAATAGAGCATTTCATGTAGTGCACTGATAATCATTTCTGTTCATTAACGGTCCTTTTTACGCGCAGACTTCTCAACGAAGGGGAGAAGCGGCCGTTTGTTGAAGAGGCTGAGCGCCTGCGGGTGCAGCACAAGAAGGATCACCCAGACTACAAATACCAGCCCCGGCGGAGGAAGTCAGTGAAGAACGGACAGAGCGAGTCAGAGGACGGCAGCGAGCAGACGCACATCTCCCCTAATGCCATCTTCAAAGCTCTCCAGCAGGCGGACTCTCCGGCCTCCAGCATGGGAGAAGTGCACTCTCCCGGTGAGCACTcaggtgagcagagagaaaagtttCCCTCACAGTTAGATTTCTAAGTGTTTGAATGcctcatgtttaaaaaaaaaaaaatcattcccCATCTCAGCCACAGTCCTGCTGGTTTGCCTTAAAGGAACTGAACTTAGCAAGCATAATCAAATCTGTCTCATTTTTTAAACTTCCAGGCTCCCAGGGGCCCCCTACCCCTCCCACCACCCCAAAGACTGATGTCAGCTCAGGCAAGATGGACCTAAAGCGTGAAGGTGGTCTCCGCTCTCTGCCTGATGGCCCCAGTGGGCGCCAGCTCAACATTGATTTCCGTGACGTGGACATTGGTGAGCTGAGCAGCGATGTCATCTCCCACATTGAGACCTTTGACGTCAACGAGTTCGACCAGTACCTCCCGC includes:
- the LOC139219364 gene encoding transcription factor Sox-9-A-like → MNLLDPYLKMTEEQDKCLSDAPSPSMSEDSAGSPCPSGSGSDTENTRPSENGLLRADGDFKKDEEDKFPACIREAVSQVLKGYDWTLVPMPVRVNGSSKNKPHVKRPMNAFMVWAQAARRKLADQYPHLHNAELSKTLGKLWRLLNEGEKRPFVEEAERLRVQHKKDHPDYKYQPRRRKSVKNGQSESEDGSEQTHISPNAIFKALQQADSPASSMGEVHSPGEHSGSQGPPTPPTTPKTDVSSGKMDLKREGGLRSLPDGPSGRQLNIDFRDVDIGELSSDVISHIETFDVNEFDQYLPPNGHPGSANGPGNTTPVTYTGSYSISSGAPVSPQAGGVAAWMAKSQNQQGQQQQQHTLTTLGSSGGSEAAQTQHRTQIKTEQLSPSHYSEQQGSPQHVTFSPFNLQHYSPPSSYPAISRAQQYDYSDHQGGSAAAATAAASYYSHAGAGQGSGLYSTFSYMSSPSQRPMYTPIADNTGVPSIPQSSPQHWEQAPVYTQLTRP